In Patescibacteria group bacterium, the following proteins share a genomic window:
- the rpmF gene encoding 50S ribosomal protein L32 produces MSVPKKRRTPGSAGRRRSHHALKQVPLIKCTKCGKSVEPHNACSFCGTYRDREIIKIKEKTTKSEK; encoded by the coding sequence ATGTCAGTACCAAAAAAGCGAAGGACCCCAGGTTCCGCGGGAAGAAGAAGGTCCCATCATGCCCTTAAACAAGTTCCTTTAATAAAATGTACAAAATGTGGAAAATCAGTAGAACCCCACAATGCTTGTTCATTTTGTGGAACTTATAGAGATCGTGAAATTATCAAAATAAAGGAGAAAACTACAAAAAGCGAAAAATAA